TTACGGCTGGTTCGTCGATGGAACGCCGCTGGACAGCAGCGAGTTCACACTGCTGGACGGCAGCCTGCTGGCCGGTTCAGGCAGTGATGCCTTCGGCCAGATGGACCTGCTGACAGTCGTGATGCACGAACTGGGTCACACGCTGGGTCTGGAAGATCTGGACTCAGACGGCACTCTGATGAGCGAGTCGCTGGACGTCTCCGAACGTCGCCTGCCGAGTGCAGACGAACTCGATGACTTCTTCAGCGGCATCGCTGGCGGAGACAACCCGCTCCTGGACTAATAGAACAGTCCAGTGACAAACAGTCCCGACAGGCCCCCGGAAACTCAGGTTTCCGGGGGCTATTTTTGTTTTGGAAGGGGCTCTGCTGATTTATCTGATGTCAGAAGTCTTGATCGTGCAGTAAAACACTGCTGCAAGGAAACGGATCTGCTTTAATCGTCCGTTCGTCTGTTTTTCTCATTGTTTTATGACTTGTAAATCATGTATGTTAGTTAAGTGGATCCAATGTCAGACATTCAGTCTGCATGGGGAGACAGGGCCCATCAGGTTCACGACCTGGCACATCAGTAATACAGGGAAAATCCCATCAGGGAATCTACGGGGCTGTCCTCTATACATTGCAGAGCGGAGTGATTGAAATGTTTCTGACCCACTGGCTGCAGGCGATTTCAGCGCGTTCATCTACTCGCCCGTCGATTCGCCGTCGTCAGCGCCGGAACATACGTCAGACCGTGACTGATTCTCATGCCCGACAGATCCATTGCATTGAGCTACTGGAAAACCGAACTCTCTTGACCAGCCTGTTTCAGGGGGAACTTCTCCCTGATGCTGGACTCGCCCCCTTAGATACGGATCAGTCTGGTTCCGCGGTTGCTGTTTCCGGGGACTGGCTGGTCGTAGGCACTCAAAATGCAGATCCGGCGGGAATTGATAATGCGGGAGCCGTCACACTGTATACCCGCAATGACTCAGGCACGCCTGATGATCAGACCGATGACAGCTGGGACTATCATTCGACACTCGTTTCACCTCGTGCAGATAATACAGACCAGGACCTGTTCGGAACGTCTGTCGCCATTGATGGTGATACCCTGTTGATCGGGGCGATCGGAGCAGATGAAGGAGATACCTTTGGTTCGGCCTATCTTTTCAGGCGGAATGAGCAGGGAACGTCTTCTAACCCGAGTGATGATACCTGGGATGCGCTGGTGACGCTCTCGCGTCCTGTATCTCTGGCGAACGATGCGGCGGAAGACTTTGGACTGGCTGTGGACCTCAAAGGCAATACTGCGGTGGTGGGGGCACAACTGGATTCGTTTGGCGCTGCATCATCGTCCGGAGCTGTCTACGTCTTCAAGACTGACGACGATTGGGCGACGGTCTCAGTCGATCAACTGAAAGCCGGTGATGCCTCTGCTGATGCCTGGCTGGGTTCTGCCGTGGCGATCAGTCAGGATGAAACAACCATCATCGCCGGGGCAGTGCAGGACCAGGGCAAGGGGGCCGCTTATCTGTTCGAACGCAGTTCAAATGGCGCGGGTGTTGCGGATGATACCTGGGGAGAAATTAAGAAACTGTCGGGGACTACCGGTTCCGATCTGGGCAGCGCTGTTGATATCGATGATCGCTACGCCGCCGTCGGTGCGGCCGGCGATACGTATGGCGGGTCGGTATCGATTCTGGACGGTTCACAAAGCTGGAATATCGTCGAGAAACTGCGTGCCAGCGAATATCCCAATTCGACGGACACAGGGGGATTCGGAGCGGCTGTCTCAATCGCGGGTATGAGCCTGGTCGTGGGAGATCCTCTGAGCAATGGGAGCACTGGGGCGGCATACTTGTTTGAAGGTTCGCTGGGCTGGAGTACGGCTGTAGAGGAGTCACTGATTGCTGCCGATACTGAAACCGGCAGTAGCTATGGTTCCGCGATCGCCATTGATGCAGAGACAATTGTCAGCGGTGCTCCGCTGCACGACCATGGTGCAACCGATACCGGTAGCGCCTACGTGTTTGGTTTTCCTCCCGTGATTGACTTTGTCACCCAAATCGTGAATGGCGATTTGCTGATTGATCATCAGACGGTCTCCGATTCGGACCTGTCGATGACGATCAGTGGGGGGCAGCTGATCGTGAGTGTGGTTGACAATCTGATCACAGCGCCGGTTGGCGGAACACAGATCGATGCGCAGACGATTGCCGTGTCGTTATCCATGCTGACAGGCAGCACCGTTTATCTGACAGGGGGAGCAGGAAACGAACAGGTCACCCTGGATACGTCCCTCGCTGCAGCGGGACTTAGAATTGACTACGACGGTGACGATGGATCGGGTGATGATACGATTGTCCTGAGTGGGTCTGCAGACTCCCTTTCCTCCTGGATGGGAGGATCCCAGTCAGGCTGGGTGCGTTTGAATGAATTCGACCTGGATTTTCTCTTCTATTCTCACCAGGATCGGATGATCTGGGATGTGGCGACGGCCCACCTTGATCTGAATTATGACAATGACACACAGACGATTGATTTTAACGCGGATGCGATTAGTGGATTTCAGGTGAGCTCCGGTTCCGGTCCGGAACTGAGGGTCTTGCAGATTCCTTCCACAACACTGAATCTGAACAGCGGTGCCGGGCTGGATTATGTCAACATCAATTCCGTGGGACAGGATGCGACTGCCGACCTGATCATTACCGAAACGCGCGGCGATGACTGGGTTGAATTCGGAAACTCGCTTGACCTGGGCAGTGGTGATCTGGAGCTGCACGTCAATCGAGCCACTTTTGGTGAGAATGTCACGACCACCGGAAACGTGCATGTCGAAGCCGCTTCGATTTTTACGGATAGCACAACACCGCTGAATACCGGCGGTGGAAATATTTACTTTGAGTCGACTGGTCTCAACCTGGGTGAGATCATTACCACAGGAGATGTCTGGATCGATGCCAGCGCTTCCATAATCGATAACAATGGCTCCAGTAATAACATTACGGCTGCACGGGCAGTGATCCTGAGTGGATCTTCGACGAATTCAATGGAGACTCAGGTGGGTTATCTCGAGGTTGCCACGGTCGGCTTTGTGCAGGTTCAAAACACGGGGGACCTCGTGATCGGGGACGCTGGTGACCTGACCGGGATATACGCCAGGGACAGTACCATCTATGTCAATACAACGGGTTCACTGGATGTCCGGGAATCGATTCAGACGGGTACCTCGCTCAGTCTCTACGCCAGTGGTGATATCACCATTCGGGCTGGCGTGATTGTGAAATCGGAGGACAGTTCATTTGGTGTGAGCCTCGTTGCAGACGATGATATTCTGGTAGAAGAAGGAGCCCAGCTGATCGCGCTGACCGGGGGTGTGGGACTGGAAGCCAGGAACATAGTCGCGGACAATGCGAATATTGCCGTCGAACTGTGGGGACAGACTCATTCCGCAGACGGCACCTCCGTTTATGGCGGCGTCAATTCGGATGCTTTTTACATCACTCCCAGTCTCGAGTCCGAAATTACCGTCAATGGTTTATCGCCGGCGACCCCCGGTGACACACTCTTTTATAATGAACCGATCGACGGGGCATATCTTGATTATGACAGTGAGAATGCACGGCTGGATTATGCTAGCGGATATCAGAGTATCTATGTCACAGGCATCGAAAACCTGGAAGCGGGATTCAGTGTGCCTGACTCCGCGCATCTGATGATTAAGGGGACTGCAGGCGACGATGTGCTGACTATTACTGCCAGCGATAATAACTCTGGTTCCTATCAGTTGAACGCTGGTCCTGTCGTCAACTTTTTCAGTATCTCATCCCTGGAGTTCTACGGATTCGAAGGGGACGATCAGCTGATCATCAACAATCCCGCAGGCGGCGTCTTTACACCGGAGGATGGAATCTACTTTGACGGCGGTGACGGAGGAGAGACCAGCGGCGACCGCCTGGAAATTTCAGGCGGCATTGCGGTCGCGGAAACGCATCACTTTCTGGATGAAAGTCAGGGACGTGTGTTCTTTAATGCAGCCACTCGACCCGCGATCCAATACGCCGGACTGGAGCAGCCGGTGGATTCGACAGTGAGCGTCGATCGACTCTCGCTTAGTTTCAGTGGTGTCAGCACCGTGAGTGAAGCGGGGGTCGACGCGCTGACCTATGAGTCGGATGTCAGTCAACTGGGGACCTTCCTGAATCCATCCTTGAGTCTCACGGTCAACAGCGGCAACTGGAACAGCGGAGTCAATTCCGAGATTACGATCGATTCTCTGGGAGAGAATTTCAACGCCGATCTGAACCTGGGGCAGGGGGTCGGGACAGAAACGGTTTACCTGGGGGCTGGTCTGGATCTGGATCAGGGAAACCTGCTCAGCCGGGCTGATACGACGCGAATCACTGGCGCCATTATTCTGAATGGTGATGTTGAAGTCGTTTCCAGTATTTTGAGTTTCACCACCTCTGACAGCAGTATCGATGCGGGTTCGGGGAATATTCATCTCGAATCCTCAACCTCATGGTCAACCGGCCAGCTGACGACCACCGGTGATGTGAACCTGATCGCGGGCAATGGTAATCTAAGTATGCAGAATTCCACTGAGAACACGATCACCGCAGGTCTGCTGGAGCTGACTGCCGAACAGGGATCGATCCTTAACATGACAACCGACGTCGATCAGTTAGTCGCGGTGGCGAAAGGAGTCGTCAGAGTCAGGAATACGGGGGATCTGATTCTCGGTTCCGCAGCTGCTCAGACCGCCTGGAAAGGGATTCGTTCTGCCACCAGCATTATCGATATCGAGAGTGAGGGGGGCATCGATATCCACGAGTCGATGTCTGCCGGGATAGGAATATTGCTGGCAAGCGTGGACGGCGATCCGGGCAGCCTGGCCGAGGACCTGACCGTCCGATCTGGTGTCAAAATCGAAGTAGATAGCGGGACAATCACGTTCAATTCCGCAGATGATATTCTCATCGAGTCCGGGGCACAGCTCGCAGCTGGAAACTCGTCGATCGCGTTAAATTTAAGTGTCATTACCACTGACTTTCAGGGGGGCGAGCTGGCACTGTTCGGTCAGCTCTCAGCGGTGAATGGCGCGCAACTGACCGGGAGTGTATTCGCAGATAAGTTTCATCTCTCTGCCAGTTCTGCGACGCAGATTACCGTCAACGGAGAGAGTCCGGCTGCACCAGCTTCCCCTGCTGATTCACTCTATTATTACTCATCACCGGGAGCCGTTCCCGAAGTGACTCCCTCTGGCACCGACAGTGGCACCATTTCGTTTACAGGCGGACTGCAAACAATTAATTATTCCGAGATCGAAGAGGTTAATTTACAGGGGGGGCTCTGGGTTGAGGGAACCGAGGGCGACGATGAGCTGTCGATCCTGGCGACGGGACCTGACAGTGGTACTTTTCAATTCAACGGCGGCTCTGTTGTCAGTTTCACCTCTTTGACACAACTGGTCTTCGAGGGAGGGGAAGGAGATGACCTCCTGCGTATTCAAAACCCGGATGGCGGTCTGTTTGTTCCGGCTGAGGGGATCCAGTATGACGGCGGATCCGGGGGAGAGACCAGCGGCGATACGCTGGAAATTCTGGGTGGGTCCGCAGCGACGGTTGAGCATCGCTTCGTCGATGAGAATTCCGGCAGCATTCTCTATAACGGCAGCGCCACGCAGACAATCACCTATACCGGTCTGGAACCGATTCTGGATACGATTGAAACGCAAAACCGCAGCTTCAGCTTTACCGGAGCGGATGAGACGATTACGTTGTCTGATGATGGTGTGACAGGCGACAGTTATTCAATGATCGATTCCACTTTGGGGGAATCGGTCACGTTCCTCAATCCCACGGACGCACTGGCGATTCTGACCCAGGCCGCTGGCGGTACCGGGGTGGATACCGTCAATCTGAATGGTCTGGACAGCAGCTTCAGTGCTGACCTGTTTGTGACTCCGGGCAGTGATGATGCAGTCAATGTCGGCAATCTGGATCTGGGAGCCGGTGATCTGACGCTCTCAGGAATCGTCAGTTTTAATGGCGCCTTTACCACAACGGGGGGCGTAATTGTCGATTCCGCCGGCGATCTGACTTTTGCAGCAGGAGGCAGTCTCAGTGCAGGAGTGGATAGTGTTGAGCTGTTTGCAGAGTCGAATCTGTATCTGGGGTCGATTACTACGCCGAACCAGATTCAACTGACAGCAAGTGGCGGTTCGATTATCGATGCCAACGGTACTGCGGAAAACCTGAATGGATACCTGGTGACCCTGATTGCCTCTGGCGGAATTGGTGCATCAGATGCGCTGGAATCGAGTATCGTGGGCCTGCAGGCGAATTCCGGTGGAGGACTCTCTCTGGAGAATACCGGTATGCTGTTTCTTGGTTTCTCTGGTGGGATCGAGGGCGTAACGACGAACGGAACGACCCGCATTACTGCGACTGACAGCATGACGGTCTACGAATCGGTGACAGCTGCGGGAGGTTTACTGCAACTGGAAAATACCGGGGGAGATTTTCTGCTGCAGAACTCGGCTACCATTTCGAATACGGGAGCCTCCGGTATCGACATTGATTCGGCCGGGAGTATC
The genomic region above belongs to Gimesia chilikensis and contains:
- a CDS encoding matrixin family metalloprotease; its protein translation is YGWFVDGTPLDSSEFTLLDGSLLAGSGSDAFGQMDLLTVVMHELGHTLGLEDLDSDGTLMSESLDVSERRLPSADELDDFFSGIAGGDNPLLD